CTGGAATCGTTGCGGCAGCACTTCGGCGAAACACTATTCGTCGAACAGGCCGCGCTGACGGGCATGCCCGTAGTGTGGGTGCCGCATGAGCACCTTATCGATACGCTGACCTTCCTGCGAGATATGGACGGTCCGTTCTCGATGCTGTTCGACCTGTCCGCGATTGACGAGCGCTTGCGGGGACAGCGTTCCGGCCTGCCGCCTTCTGACTTTACGGTTTTCTACCACCTGCTTTCCGTCGACCGTAACAGGGATATCCTGCTGAAGGTTGCGCTCACGGAAGATGATCTTTCGGTGCCCACGAGTGTTTCCGTATTCCCGAACGCCAACTGGTACGAGCGGGAAGTGTGGGACATGTTCGGCATAAGCTTCGCTGGCCATCCTCACCTTACGCGTATCCTCATGCCGCCCACCTGGCACGGGCATCCGCTACGCAAGGACTACCCGGCCCGGGCGACGGAGTTCGACCCCTACACCCTGACCGTTGAGGGGCAGGACACCGAACAGCACGCCCTGCAGTTTGATCCCGAGTCCTGGGGCATGAAGCGTGAGCGCAACGGCGCCGAATTCATGTTCCTCAATCTTGGACCCAACCATCCTTCGGCCCATGGCGCCTTCCGTATCGTGCTACAGCTTGACGGCGAGGAGATCGTCGACTGCGTACCGGACATTGGCTACCACCACCGGGGTGCGGAGAAGATGGGCGAGCGCCAGTCCTGGCACAGTTTCATTCCCTACACCGATCGGGTGGATTACACCGGCGGTGTGATGAACAACTTGCCGTACATATTGGCGGTCGAGAAACTGGCGGGTATCGAGGTGACGGATCGGGCCAAGACCATGCGGGTCATGCTGGCAGAGATGTTCCGTATCACCAGTCATCTTCTGTTCCTGGGGACCTACCTGCAGGACCTGGGCGCGATGTCGCCGGTGTTCTTCACCTTCAGCGATCGCCAGCGTGCCTACAAGGTCATCGAGGGTATTACCGGTTTCCGTATGCATCCGGCGTTCTTCCGGATCGGCGGGCTAGCCCAGGATCTGCCCAAGGGATGGGAAGGGCTGGTCCAGGAATTCCTCGACTGGATGCCCAAGCGCCTACGGGAGTATGAGCGAGCGATGATGGACAACATCCTGGTTCGTGAGCGTACCCGCAACGTCGCCGCGTTCAATACCGAGGAAGCCCTCGCCTGGGGCGTCACCGGTCCCAATCTGCGGGCGACCGGCTGTGATTACGATTTACGTAAACAGCGGCCATATTCCGGCTACGAGAATTTCGAGTTCGAGATTCCCCTGGGTAAGAACGGTGATGTCTTTGATCGGGGCCAGTTGCGTATCGACGAGATGCGTCAGAGCCTGCGCATTATCCAGCAATGCGTCGACCACATGCCGGCCGGGGATTACAAGGCCGATCACCCGCTGACCACACCGCCTCCGCGGGAGCGCATGCTGCAGCATATCGAGACGCTGATCACCCATTTCCTGCAGGTTTCCTGGGGCCCCGTGCTCAAGCCCAACGAATCCTGCCAACTGGTTGAGGCAACCAAAGGCATCAATAGCTATTACCTGACCAGCGATGGCAACACGACGAGTTACCGGACCCGTATCCGTACGCCCAGCTTCCCGCATTTGCAGCAGATACCGGCGCTGTTCCGGGGCGGCTTCGTGCCGGATTTGATCGCCCACCTGGGCAGCATTGATTTTGTCATGGCAGACGTGGACCGCTGATGAAAACCGAAGAGACGCCCTCCAACGCAGTCACCATCGCCACCGACGGCCACGGATTCGTATTGCACGGCGATGACCTCGAGGCCATCCGCCACGAACGCGATCATTACGAACAGGCCCAGGCAGCCTGCATCGAGGCGCTGAAGATCGTCCAGCGTCGTCATGGTTGGGTTCCCGACGGTGCGATTCCGGCCATTGCCGACGCGTTGGGAGTTACGCCGGCTTCGGTCGAGGGGGTGGCGACCTTTTACAGTCTGGTCTTCCGGCAGCCGGTGGGTCGGCATGTCATCCTCGTATGTGACAGCAGCTCCTGCTTCCTGACGGATTACGAGGCCCTGCGGGAAGCATTGTCACAGCGGTTAGGCATTGATTTCGGCCAAACCACCGACGATGGCCGGTTCACCTTGCTACCGGTCTGCTGTCTCGGGGCCTGCGATCGCGGGCCTGCCTTGATGATCGATGATGACACCTACGGGCCCGTCCACCCGGACGATGTGGACGTGCTCCTGGAGGCTTATTCATGAGTCGAGATCTGCCCCGGCTTCGCTACCACAGCCAGCTTCGCCAGTCGGCCCACGAGCGGCGGGAGGAGACCCATCCGTTGACTTGGCGTATGCGTGACGACGGACAGCCGGTCTTCCTCGAGGAGTATTCAAAAAAGGATGGCTATGCTGCGGTAAAGCACGTGCTGAACGAGCTGAGCGGCAAGGATGTCATCGAGCAGATGAAGACAGCCAACGTGCGCGGCCGTGGCGGTGCCGGTTTCTCCGCAGGGGTGAAGTGGAGCCTGACCATGCAGGGCGGCGATTTGCCTCGGGGTTACCTGGTCTGCAATGCGGACGAGATGGAACCGGGCACCTTCAAGGACCGCCTGATCATGGAGCAGATGCCGCACCTGCTGATCGAGGGCATGATCCTGGGTGCCTACGCCAACAACTCGCGGTTCGGCTACATCTTCCTTCGCGGTGAGTACGTGGAATCGGCCCGCGCATTGCAGCGCGCCATCGAAGAGGCCCGTGCCGCCGGTTGGTTGGGGGACAATATCGCCGGCAGTGGTTTCGATTTCGATATCGCCCTGCATACCGGTGCCGGACGCTATATCTGCGGTGAGGAAACAGCGCTCATCAATTCCCTGGAAGGCAAGCGCGCCAATCCCAGGGCAAAGCCGCCGTTCCCCGGCCAATCCGGTGCGTGGGGTAAGCCCACAGTCGTCAACAACGTCGAAACCCTGTGCAACACCCCGGCCGTCATGCGTCACGGTGCGGAATGGTTCCAGGGCATTTCCGGGGATTTAAGCGATGACGGCGGCACCAAGCTCTACGGGGTTTCGGGCAGGGTGAAGCGTACCGGCCTCTGGGAACTGCCTATAGGAACACCCGGTGAAGAAATCATGGACCTGGCCGGCGGCGTCGTCGAAGGCCAATCCCTCAAGGCATGGCTGCCCGGTGGTGGCAGCACCGGCTTCCTGTTGCCCGAACACCTGAAGCTGGGACTCGACTTCGACACCATTGGCAAGGAGGGCAGCCGCCTGGGCACCGGTTTGCTGACGGTCGTGACCGACCAGCAAAGCATGGTATCGCTGATGCGGAATCTCGAAGCTTTCTTCGCCCGCGAATCCTGCGGCTGGTGTACCCCGTGTCGCGACGGTCTGCCCTGGACGGTGAAGATCCTCCAGGCCCTGGAGCGTGGAGAAGGGGAAGAGGGAGACATTGAGTTGTTAGAAAAACTGGCGGACGATCAGGGCCCCGGCAAGACCTTCTGCGCGCACGCGCCTGGCGCCGCCATGCCGCTATCCAGCGCAATCAAGTATTTCCGTGACGAATTCGAGGCTGGCGTTAGCCATCCGAGGCGGGAAGCACACGCGGATCCGATACCGGTAGGCGAGGTGTAAGCGTATGGCGACGATCCATGTGGACGGCAATTCCTACACGGTCGACGGCGCGGATAATCTGCTGCATGCCTGCCTGTCGCTGGGACTGGATATTCCATACTTCTGCTGGCACCCGGCCATGGGGAGCGTTGGGGCGTGCCGCCAGTGTGCGGTAAAGCAATACAAGGACGAGGAAGACGATAAGGGCATGCTGGTGATGGCGTGCATGGCGCCCTCGTCGGATGGGACACGTATTTCCATCGATGATGACGAAGCGCGAGAATTCCGTGCCAGCGTCATCGAGTGGCTGATGATCAACCATCCCCATGATTGTCCAGTCTGCGAGGAAGGTGGGCACTGCCACCTGCAGGATATGACGGTAATGACCGGTCATGACCGCCGTCGTTACCGATTCCGCAAGCGCACCCATCGTAACCAGTACCTCGGGCCGTTTATCGCCCACGAAATGAATCGCTGTATTACCTGCTACCGCTGTACCCGTTTCTACAACGACTATGCCGGCGGCACCGATCTGGGCGCGTTTGGCGCAAACAGTAATATCTACTTCGGGCGCTACGAAGAGGGTACGCTGGAGAGTCCATTTTCCGGCAACCTGACGGAAGTCTGTCCTACCGGCGTCTTCACCGACCAGACCCACAGCCAGCGTTATACCCGCAAGTGGGACATGCAGTTCGGCCCAAGTGTGTGCCACCAATGTTCGGTGGGTTGCAATATCTCTCCGGGCGAGCGGTATGGCGACATTCGCCGGATCGAGAACCGCTACCACGGCGAGATCAATCGCTTCTTTCTATGCGATCGCGGGCGCTTCGGCTACGGCTACGTCAACCGTAACGACCGTCCAGTCGAACCGGCGTGGCGTGGCGACGGGCAGGGCTCAGCGGTCAGCTTGTCGGTAGACGCCGCGCTTGATCGCGGAAGTGATTTGCTTCGCGATGCGCGCCGGGTCATCGGCATCGGTTCTCCAAGGGCCAGCCTGGAAAGTAACCATCAGCTGCGTGAACTGGTCGGTGCCGACAATTTCTCTACCGGCATTGCCTCCAGCGAATGGACTTGCATCCAGCAGATGGCGGAGCTTTCGTTGTCCACCGGCCTGCCTACGCCGACCCTGCGGGAAGTCGAAGAACACGATGCCGTATTGGTCCTGGGTGAGGACCTGATCCAGAGCGCTGCGCGTGTGGGGCTTTCCGTGCGTCAGGCCATCCTGGGCCGCCGGGGCGAGCACGCCGGCAGTCGCGGCATTCCGACCTGGAACGCCGAAGCGATCAAGACGCTCGGCCAGGACAGTCGCTACCCGCTCTATTCACTATATCCGGCCAGCACGGGTCTGGACGGTATCGCCATGCCGGTACCGCAATTGGATCCCGAGGCTATTGCCCGAGTCGGTCATGCCGTTGCCCATTGCATCGATGATGCCTCACCCGCGGTACCGGACCTCGAAGCCGAAGACCGGGACTTGGCGAATGAAATCGCTGCAGCCTTGTTGAAAGCCAGCCGTCCGCTGGTCGTCAGTGGCAGCTCTATGGAATCCCCAGCCATCCTGGACGCGGCAGGCAACATAGCCCGCGCGCTGGCTCGTCGTGCCTGTAATGGTGGATTTATGCTGGTGCGCCGGGAAGCAAACAGTACGGGGCTTGGATTGATGGGTGGGCAGACCCTTGACTGGGCGCTGGAGGAACTGACGGAACAGCGCGCCGATGCGGTGGTGATCCTGGAAAACGATCTTTATCAGCGTCTGCCCAGCAGCCTTGTGGAGAAGGCCTTGGGTCAGGCCAGAACCGTCATCGTGCTGGACCATCAGAGTACCGACACACTGAATCAAGCGCATCTGTCCTTGCCGGCGTCGAGCTTTGCCGAGGCGGATGGCACACTGGTTAATATGGAAGGCCGCGCGCAGCGTTTCTTCCAGGTCTACGACCCGGGCTATATCCGTCCGGAAACCAGGATTCGCGAAAGCTGGCGTTGGCTGCATGCGCTCAAATGCGGCCTGCAGCGCCAGATGGTTACGGAGATCAACCTGGATCAGGTGACGGTGGCGTGCGCCGAACACAACCCGGGTTTGGCACAGATAGTCTACGCGGCGCCGGGATCGAGCTACCGGGTCCGTGGCACCAAGCTGGCTCGGGAGCCGCATCGCTATAGCGGCCGCACCTCGATGCGCGCGCATCTGAATGTCAGCGAACCACGGGCACCGCAGGATGTGGACACGCCGTTCACATTCTCCATGGAGGGATACAACGGCTTCGACCGCCCCCGGGATACCGTGGCCTTCGCCTGGGCTCCGGGCTGGAACTCGCCCCAGGCTTGGAACAAGTTTACCGACGAGGTGGGCGGCCATCTTAGTGCCGGCGACCCCGGCGTGCGCCTGGTGGAGCCGGTACCCGGTATTTACCGCTACAGTGATTCTGTTCCGGCAGCGTTTGCCTCGCAGGAAGGTGAGTGGCGCGTCATAGTTCTGCCGCGGCTGTTCGGCGGTGATGAGACCTCGGCCCGTGCGGAACCGATTCAGGAGCGCGCCGGACGTGCGGAGCTGATCCTCTCCGAGCGGGATGCCCAGCTACTCGGTGTGTCCCCGGGAGACTCTCTCAAAATGGCACTGAATGGGTCTGAGCGAACCTTCCCGGTTCACATTGAGGCTGGCTTTCCGTCAGGGATGGTGGGCTTACCCGCCGGCGCAGGAACGGACTTCGCCAACGGTAGTTGGGCTAGCCTCAGCCTGGCCGGGTCGGATCCGGTGATGTCGGACCAGCCAGCGGCTGATGGTGGGGAGGCACGCCCATGAGCTGGTTGACGCCAGAGCTGCTCGCTATCCTCTACGCCATGTTCCAGGCTGTGGTGATCCTGTTGGGCGCCGTGCTGCTCGGGGCGGTCATGACGGTGATCGAGCGCCGTCTGCTGGGGCTCTGGCAGGATCGTTATGGTCCCAACCGAGTGGGGCCTTTCGGTTCGATGCAATTGGTCGCCGACATGATCAAGATCTTCTTCAAGGAAGACTGGATTCCGCCGTTTGCCGATCGCAAGCTGTTCGTGCTGGCACCGGCAATCGCCATGGCCTCGCTGCTGCTGTCGTTCATGATCATCCCGATTACGCCGGGCTGGGGTGTGGCCGACCTCAATATCGGCCTACTGTTCTTCTTCGCGATGGCGGGCATCAACGTCTACGCGGTACTGTTCGGCGGCTGGTCCAGCGGCAACAAGTACGCGCTGATCGGCGCCATGCGGGCGTCGGCCCAGACCCTGTCCTATGAGGTGTTCATGGGGCTCGCCCTGATGGGCGTGGTGGCCCTTGCCGGCACCTTCAATATGCGCGATATCGTCCAGGCCCAGGAAGGGCTGTGGTACATCATCCCGCAGTTCTTCGGCTTCTGTACCTTCCTGATCGCGGGTATTGCGGTAACCCACCGCCATCCCTTCGACCAACCGGAAGCGGAGCAGGAGCTGGCAGACGGCTATCACATCGAATACTCAAGCATGAAGTTCGGCATGTTCTTCATCGGCGAGTACGTGGGCATGGTGCTGGTGTCCGCGCTGATCGTGACGCTCTTCTTTGGCGGTTGGCACGGCCCCTGGCTGCCACCGATCATCTGGTTTGCGCTCAAGACGGGCTTTTTCCTGATGGTATTCGTGTTGCTGCGGGCCGCGCTGCCACGGCCGCGGTACGACCGGGTCATGAGCTTTGGCTGGAAGGTTTGCCTGCCGCTGACGCTGATCAATTTGCTGGTAACCGGTGCGGTGATCCTGCTGGATACACCGGCCGCGGGAGGAAGCTGATGACACCCAGACAGCTGATAACCGGAACCTGGTCGCAACTGAAGACCATGGGCATCATCTTCATGCATTCGTTCCGCAAACGGGAGACGGTGAACTATCCGGAGGAGCAGGTTGACCTGCCACCACGCTATCGTGGCCGTATCGTGCTGACCCGCGACCCGGATGGTGAGGAGCGGTGCGTCGCCTGCAATCTCTGCGCGGTGGCCTGTCCGGTGGACTGCATCGCGTTGCAGAAAGGAGAACATGAAGATGGCCGCTGGTATCCGGAGTTCTTCCGCATCAACTTCTCCCGCTGCATCTTCTGCGGCATGTGCGAGGAAGCCTGCCCCACATCCGCCATCCAGCTCACGCCGGATTTCGAGATGAGCGAGTATGACCGCCAGGAGCTGGTCTACGAGAAGGAAGACCTGTTGATCAACGGGCCCGGCAAGGACCATGACTATCACTTCTACAAGGTGGCCGGGCTGTCGATTGCGGGTAAGGACAAAGGCAAGGCCCAGAACGAACAGGAACCCATAGACGTGAAGACGTTGTTGCCCTGACTCGGTCGGGGCCACAGCCAGCCCGAGAGCAGGAAAGAAGAGCAACGGTTAAGAACAGCACTAGGAAGAGGAGCGGGGAAGAGCGACGATGGAACTGGCCTTTTACCTCAGTGGACTCGTGGCCGTATTGGCCACGCTGGGCGTAATCAGCGGCACCAACGCCGTGCATGCCCTGTTGTACCTGATTGTCTCGCTGATCGCCGTGGCCATGGTGTACTTCGCCCTGGGCGCGCCATTTGCCGGGGCCCTGGAGATTATCGTGTATGCCGGGGCGATCATGGTGCTGTTCGTGTTCGTCGTGATGATCCTCAACCTGGGCGAGGGCGCGGCCGAGCAAGAGCGGCTCTGGCTCAAGGCTGGAACCTGGTTCGGGCCCTCTGTACTTGCGTTGGTCCTGCTGGGTGTTTTGGTCTACAGCCTGTGGCAGGGCGATGCGGGCCGTGTGATCGAAGGTGAGACACTGACCGCCAAAGCTGTGGGTACGACGCTGTTCGGACCCTGGCTGCTGGTGGTCGAGCTGGCTGCGATGCTGTTGCTGGCAGCACTGGTGACAGCGTCCCATGTAGGCCGCATGTGGCCCGCCAAACCGAATGACAAAGGCAGGGGAGGCGATCAATGAGCGGTGTGCCCATGGAGCACGGCCTGATCCTGGCGGCCATCCTGTTTGCGCTCGGACTGGCCGGACTGATGTTCCGGCGCAATATGGTTTTCGTGCTGATGAGCCTGGAGATCATGCTTAACGCAGCGGGTCTGGCCTTTATCGTCGCCGGCACCGCCTGGCAACAGCCCGAGGGTCAGGCCATGTTCCTGCTGGTCATCACGCTGGCGGCCGCGGAAGCCAGCGTTGGCTTGGCCTTGCTGATCCAGCTCTACCAGCGCTTCAGGACCCTCGATACGGATAAAGCAAGCGGGATGCGCGGATGACGGATTTATCGACATCACTCTTGCCCTGGACCTTTCTGTTGCCCCTGATCGGCATGCTGATCCTGGCATTTTCACATGGGCGTCTGGGCGACCGGCCCAGCGCTTTCGTCGGGGTTGCCAGCGTCGGGCTGGCCGCCATCGTGACCGCTGTCATCGGGTTCGAATTCCTGGTGGGCGATCGCGAGCCGCAGTCCATAACGCTCTGGACCTGGATCTCGGTCGGGGACTTCACGCCCACCATCGGCCTCGCACTTGATGGGCTTTCGCTGACGATGCTGGGGGTGATCACCGGTGTCGGTTTCCTCATCCATCTCTTCGCCGCCTGGTACATGCACGGCGATGAGGGCATTACGCGCTTCTTTGCCTACATGAACCTGTTCGTGTTCAGTATGGTGCTGCTGGTGCTGGGCGATAACCTGCTGCTGCTATTCCTGGGCTGGGAAGGGGTTGGCCTGTGCAGTTACCTGCTGATTGGCTACTACTACCGGGACTCGGCCAACGGGGCGGCGGCCTTCAAGGCGTTTATCGTGACGCGGATTGGCGACGTGTTCCTGGCGATCGGGATGTTCCTGCTATTCAGCCAGGTGGGTACGCTGAACATTGAAGAGATCCTGCGTACGGCGCCCGAACTCTGGGCGCGCGGGGATACCACCGTGGAGATTGCCGCCTTGCTGGTTCTCGGTGGTGCCCTCGGCAAGTCCGCGCAACTACCCCTGCATACCTGGCTGGCCGATGCCATGGCTGGTCCCACGCCGGTCTCCGCGCTGATCCATGCCGCGACCATGGTCACCGCGGGTGTCTACCTGATTGCCAGATTGCATGGGTTGTTCGACCTTGCTCCTGCTGCCCAGTACCTGGTCGGTCTCATTGGGGCGCTGACACTTCTTATGGCAGGCTTTGCTGCCCTGGCGCAGACCGACATCAAGCGGGTGCTGGCCTATTCCACCATGAGTCAGATCGGCTATATGTTCCTTGCGCTCGGGGTAGGTGCCTACGACGCCGCTATCTTTCACCTGGAAACGCACGCCTTTTTCAAGGCGTTGTTGTTCCTATCGGCGGGCGCGGTCATTGTCAGTTGTCACCATGAACAGGATATACGCCGCCTCGGCGGTCTCTGGCGCCGCCTGCCCCTGGCCTACGCGGGGTTCGTACTCGGGGGATCCGCCCTGGTGGCCTTGCCGCTAGTGAGTGCGGGTTTCTTCAGCAAGGACGAAATTCTGTGGCAAGAATTCGCTTCGGGTCAGACGGGATTGCTTCTTGCTGGCCTGGCTGGGGCCTTCTTGACGTCCATCTACACGCTGCGCTTGATCATTGGCATCTTCCATGGTGCCGAAGGCAGCGACAAAGCCCGGCATGCCGAGCCTGGCCGTGGGCTACAGCATGGTCTGCCCATTGTCGTCCTGGGTGTTCTTTCGACGTTCCTGGGAGGATTGATCACACCTCCGCTGGAAGGTGTTCTGCCGGCAGGACCAGGGGCCCAGAGCGACTCCGGACATGTCACCTTGGAGCTCCTTGCCGCCGCCACCTCCCTTGCGGGCGTTGGTGTTGGTCTCTGGCTTTTCCTGAATCGCAGGCAGTGGCTGGACCGTCGTGTATCGAAGGGCTGGCCTGCGCAGTTGTGGACGTACTGGAACCATGCCTGGGGATTCGACTGGCTGTTCGATCGCACGTTAGTGCGGCCATACCAGGCCATGGTGCGCTGGATGCGAAATGACCTGGTCGACCGCCTCATGGGACTGGTCGCAGCCGTCGTCCGGGTTTTCAACGCCGGCCTGGTGCTGACCCAGACCGGGCGCCTGCGCACCTATGCCACGTCGATGGCCTTGGGAGCGACCCTGGTCCTATTGGTTTTGGCGCTGAATTACTGACACAAAGGGAGAGTGTATGACGCCAGGACGAGAGGCGATGGCGCATCGGTTGATCAATGCAGGCCCTGGGAGGGAGAACTCGACACCATGGTGTTGATCTGGCTGATCCTGATTCCGTTTATCGGTGGCCTGCTGTGTTGGCAGGCTGACCAATGGGGCGAGAAGGTGCCGCGCTGGATTGCGCTGGCAACCATGACGCTGGTATTCGTCACGACGCTGGTACTCTGGTGGCACGGCGACTACCGGTTGCCAGCTGCGGAGGGGGGCGACGCCGCCATCCGCTGGGCCATGGAATACCGCGTCCCCTGGATACCGCGCTTTGGTATCGATATCCACCTGGCCCTCGATGGCCTCTCGCTGATCCTGATCGCCTTAACAGGGCTATTGGGCATGCTGGCGGTGATCTGCTCCTGGAAGGAGATCTCCCAGCGGATCGGCTTTTTCCACCTGAACCTGCTCTTCATCCTCGCGGGTGTTGTCGGGGTCTTCCTGGCCATCGACCTGTTCCTGTTTTTCTTCTTCTGGGAAATGATGCTGGTGCCCATGTACTTCCTGATCGCGCTCTGGGGACATAGCGGGTCGGAGGGCAAGACCCGCATCCGGGCGGCGATGAAGTTCTTCATCTATACCCAGGCGAGCGGGCTGCTGATGCTGGTGTCCATCCTGGCCCTGGTGTTTATGCACCACGCCAATACCGGCGAGTACTCCTTCGCCTATGCCGATCTGTTGCAGACGCCGCTATCCGAACCCATGGCCATGTTGCTGATGCTCGGCTTTTTCGTGGCGTTTGCGGTCAAGCTGCCGGTGGTGCCGTTCCACGGCTGGTTGCCGGATGCCCATGCCCAGGCGCCCACGGCCGGCAGTGTGGATCTGGCGGGCATCCTGCTGAAAACCGCCGCCTATGGGATGCTGCGTTTCGCGCTGCCGCTGTTTCCCGAAGCGTCGCAGACTTTTGCGCCCGTTGCGATGGCGCTGGGTGTGGTGGGCGTGTTCTACGGGGCATTGCTTGCCTGCGGCCAGCAGGA
The window above is part of the Marinobacter nanhaiticus D15-8W genome. Proteins encoded here:
- the nuoM gene encoding NADH-quinone oxidoreductase subunit M; the encoded protein is MVLIWLILIPFIGGLLCWQADQWGEKVPRWIALATMTLVFVTTLVLWWHGDYRLPAAEGGDAAIRWAMEYRVPWIPRFGIDIHLALDGLSLILIALTGLLGMLAVICSWKEISQRIGFFHLNLLFILAGVVGVFLAIDLFLFFFFWEMMLVPMYFLIALWGHSGSEGKTRIRAAMKFFIYTQASGLLMLVSILALVFMHHANTGEYSFAYADLLQTPLSEPMAMLLMLGFFVAFAVKLPVVPFHGWLPDAHAQAPTAGSVDLAGILLKTAAYGMLRFALPLFPEASQTFAPVAMALGVVGVFYGALLACGQQDIKRLIAYTSISHMGFVIIGIYSGSQLALQGVVVLMVAHAFSAAGLFILSGQLFERLHTRDMRKMGGLWGRFESLPGFSLCFVAASLGMPGTANFIGEFMVLFGTFPVAPTVVVLASIGLVLAAIYSLILMQRVHFGPSQGEGQFRGLDWREYSMMSGLLALVLLFGLYPQPLLDTTSAVMVEVQQVFAAGAEVGTVHWFKGGQ